One window of Salegentibacter sp. Hel_I_6 genomic DNA carries:
- a CDS encoding TonB-dependent receptor domain-containing protein — protein MKKLLLFSLCLCFTGLLNAQDKENNKKNDSIENLREVVISANVFFGSKFEARNRTGSAYYVSQKDLQKHNYTDINRVFREIPGVNIYEEDGFGLRPNISLRGTSPERSSKITIMEDGVLIAPAPYSAPAAYYFPSVGRMQAVEVLKGSSQVQYGPNTTGGAINFISSQIPEDFSGSLIANYGSYNTSNLHARVGNSYENIGYMIEYQNYRSDGFKNLDGGGDTGFNKDDLVAKFRLNTSADASIQQSLDLKFQYSDEVSDETYLGLTADDYAADPYRRYAGSQRDQMNADHLQYMATHTLNFNDYFRITTTGYRNEFSRNWYKLNDVTANDVNVGISDLLDNPVGFASAFNLVTGGNSEPGDVLVVKNNNREYLSQGVQTKLDYHWATGKVSHDLEVGLRYHVDEEDRFQWVDDYQMINGQMQLSNAGIPGTDANRISDAKAFATHALYKLKYKKWTFTPGLRYENITLGRTNYGTEDLDRTGSDLSTRENKIDVFIPGVGFNYKTNPSLSFFGGVHKGFSPPGNSTGEDAEESINVELGSRFNFAGFQGEIVGFYNDYSNLLGSDLAATGGTGTLEQFNAGEVLVRGVELLLNYDLLKSNSDFRLPLSFAYTYTNTEFQNSFDSAVDIWGVVNEGDEMPYIPNHQFNAGISLEHNKFETHLSGRYMGEFRTMVGSGAIAANQKIESNFVVDLSAKYHLNEYLSLTANAINLLDNDYAVARVPAGLRPGHPMGIYGGISARF, from the coding sequence ATGAAAAAGCTACTACTTTTTTCTCTATGCCTATGCTTCACCGGACTCCTAAATGCCCAGGACAAGGAGAATAATAAAAAGAATGATAGTATTGAAAACCTTCGAGAGGTAGTAATCTCGGCAAATGTGTTTTTTGGAAGTAAATTTGAAGCAAGAAACCGAACTGGTTCTGCCTATTATGTTTCTCAAAAAGACTTACAAAAGCATAACTACACCGATATTAACAGGGTATTCCGCGAAATACCGGGTGTAAATATTTATGAGGAAGACGGTTTTGGTCTTCGACCAAACATTAGTTTACGTGGAACTTCGCCAGAAAGAAGTTCTAAAATTACCATTATGGAAGATGGAGTATTAATTGCTCCTGCCCCCTATAGCGCCCCGGCAGCTTACTATTTCCCATCTGTAGGAAGAATGCAGGCTGTAGAAGTACTCAAGGGAAGTAGCCAGGTTCAATATGGCCCCAATACTACGGGAGGCGCTATAAATTTTATCTCTTCCCAAATTCCTGAAGACTTTTCTGGCTCTTTAATTGCTAATTATGGTAGTTATAATACCTCAAACTTACATGCCAGGGTAGGTAATTCTTATGAAAATATTGGCTACATGATTGAATACCAGAATTACCGTTCTGACGGGTTTAAAAACCTTGATGGTGGTGGAGATACAGGGTTTAACAAAGACGACCTGGTAGCCAAGTTCAGATTAAATACCAGTGCAGATGCCAGCATTCAGCAATCTTTAGATTTAAAGTTTCAATATTCTGATGAAGTATCTGATGAAACGTATTTAGGTTTAACTGCAGATGATTATGCTGCCGACCCCTACAGAAGATATGCAGGCTCGCAAAGAGACCAGATGAATGCAGATCACCTTCAGTATATGGCTACCCACACATTAAACTTCAACGATTATTTTAGAATCACCACTACAGGATACCGTAATGAATTCAGTAGAAACTGGTATAAGTTAAATGATGTAACCGCAAATGATGTAAATGTTGGGATCTCTGATTTATTGGACAACCCGGTAGGATTTGCAAGTGCTTTTAATTTGGTTACCGGGGGAAATTCTGAACCAGGTGACGTCCTTGTTGTTAAAAACAATAACCGGGAATATCTTTCCCAGGGAGTGCAAACAAAACTAGACTACCATTGGGCAACAGGAAAAGTTTCGCACGATCTTGAAGTTGGATTACGTTATCACGTAGATGAAGAAGATCGTTTCCAATGGGTAGACGATTACCAAATGATTAATGGACAAATGCAACTAAGTAATGCCGGAATTCCCGGTACCGATGCCAACCGTATAAGTGATGCTAAGGCTTTTGCTACCCACGCATTATATAAATTAAAATATAAGAAGTGGACTTTCACCCCCGGACTTAGATATGAAAATATCACCCTGGGGAGAACAAATTACGGAACTGAAGATCTGGACAGAACGGGTAGCGATCTTAGCACGAGAGAAAATAAAATAGATGTATTTATACCCGGAGTTGGTTTTAACTATAAAACAAATCCCAGTCTAAGCTTTTTTGGAGGCGTTCATAAAGGCTTCTCACCTCCAGGGAACTCAACCGGAGAAGATGCAGAAGAAAGTATTAATGTGGAGTTAGGTTCCAGATTTAATTTTGCAGGTTTCCAGGGTGAAATTGTAGGTTTCTATAATGACTATAGCAATTTGTTAGGAAGTGACCTGGCCGCAACCGGAGGAACCGGAACTTTAGAGCAGTTTAACGCAGGTGAAGTTTTAGTTCGTGGAGTTGAGTTATTACTTAATTACGATCTTCTAAAATCTAATAGTGATTTTAGATTGCCGTTAAGTTTCGCTTACACCTATACCAACACAGAGTTTCAAAACAGTTTTGATAGCGCTGTAGATATTTGGGGTGTGGTAAATGAAGGTGATGAAATGCCTTACATTCCAAATCATCAATTCAACGCAGGGATTAGCCTGGAACACAACAAATTTGAAACCCATTTAAGCGGTCGCTATATGGGAGAATTTAGAACTATGGTTGGTAGTGGTGCTATTGCTGCCAATCAAAAAATTGAAAGTAATTTTGTTGTAGATCTTTCAGCTAAATATCATTTAAATGAATATTTAAGTCTAACTGCAAACGCAATTAACCTTCTGGATAATGATTATGCAGTAGCAAGGGTTCCTGCAGGTCTTAGACCTGGACACCCAATGGGAATCTATGGCGGAATAAGCGCAAGATTTTAA